GCCAACCGGTTTACCCATGCTTTTGAATCGGAGCAAGAAGCTGCCTTGTATCGGTTAATTGATGTATTCTGGAAGATCAAACGTTTCTTAAACATCGGTAAGGAAGCAGAGCTAAAGAAAAACATCAAAGTGGTTGATCAATTTGTGTATAAATTAATCAATAGCAAGATTGAAACCATCCAGAATCCAGAAGTTAACCTATTGGTGAGTTACCTTCCATGCCATCCTGCTTGTTATTGCTTATACAGTGAATTAATTTGGTACTTATCATTACTAATGTAATGAGGAATAATGGTAGCTGAAGAAAAGAGACTTGGTTTCAAGGCGTTTGGAATTGAAAGATACTGATCCAAAGTACCTGAGAGACATCGTCCTCTGTGTTACTGTCGCTGGACAAGACACGACAGCTAGTTCTCTTTCATGGTTTGTTTATATGATGTGCAAGCATCTTCAAATACAAGAAAAGATTGCACATGAAGTTAGAGAAGTAATAAATTTGAAAGATAATTCAAGTGTTGATGGGCTTGCAGCAAGCCTTAATCAAGAAGCCCTGAACAAAATGCAATACCTCCATGCAGCTTTAAGTGAAACAATCAGGCTCTATCCTCCAGTTCCAATGGTAGGTAAATCTAATATGCATCAATTGATACTTGTAATGCTACAATTCCTCACATATCTGGATTTGAATAATGTATTGTACTTCTTAACAAGTTTGTTTGTCTGATGTTGCCATTTATAGAACACAAGGATGTGTTTTTCTGATGATACCTGGCCAGATGGATTTAGTGTCAAAAAGGGGGACATGGTGGTATACCAACCTTATGCAATGGGAAGGATGAAATCTCTATGGGGAGATGATGCAGAAGAGTTTAGGCCAGAGAGATGGCTTGATGAAAATGGTCTTTTCCAAGACGAAAGCCCTTACAAATTCATAGCCTTCAGTGTAAGAAAATATATTGAAATCACTCATTCACTCACTACTAGCTGTTGCACATCTTGTTAAAACATAAAGCAAAAGAAGCTACTTAATGTGATTTATGATGAGATTCTGTGCTTACATGCAGGCTGGTCCAAGAATTTGTCTTGGAAAGGAACATGCCTATACGCAGATGAAGATCTTTTCTGCTATTCTTTTAGGTAGCTATATATTCAAGCTAGCTGATGAGAAAAAAGCGGTCACTTACAAGACCATGGTCACCCTACCAATTGATGGAGGTCTCTATGTGAATGCCTCCCCAAGATTATGGCGTGCAAGACCTTAAATCCCATGTGCCATAGCAACTTCAGTGCGTCACTGGTGTTTCTATGTAAACTCCTTTGCCTAGCAGTGTTCAGGTGCCTTAGCATCTTCATACTGTAATGAGTTAAAGTTTGCCTGATAAATTGATgcatgttgtagagaaactgaaattgagaggtctCTATGTGAATGCCTCCCCAAGATTATGGCGTGCAAGACCTTAAATCCCATGTGCCATAGCTACTTCAGTGCGTCACTGGTCTTTCTATGTAAACTCCTTTGCCTTGCAATGTTCAAGTGCCTTAGCATCTTCATACTGTATTGAGTTAAAGTTTGCCTGATAAATTGATgcatgttgtagagaaactgaaattgagaggaatttgctatatattctcattgataatatgggcctctttatatagaggagtacaatgcatagaatccaaatcatacaaagggaagtaatcatacattgaataggaatctagatcattATAATGTAATCTTATTACCaataggtcaagtaacctagagtttgggccagacacatattctggatttacttgaacactccccattgtgtcgcccaaatgtggtgtttctctcgttgcctcattaaaaaccttgtcgagtaacaaaaacccagtgggacaaaaataacctctgtcgaaggggaaaaatagCACAGCACAtgcacccttcacgtttcgagactatACATGCAGACATCTcgccctgatgtctgcatctccccctgatgacaacggtcatgggagttcggataacttccgcaaaagatgctaccaacatgtttctcgaaagtggaatttaagtaatgacttagtgagcaagtctgttacactgtcctcagatcgaacctagttcagtCTGAtattgaggagagtctgttgttactgattatgcttggtgttgtcacttttgatgtagcctttgcttctttattcaaaataaacaacattatcttaaatgctcgcaggctcatctgtggtagacttcaaaccacaattgttcaaacatgcgtaattatgaatccaatccatatacatttttgaaccactttgtgaagagcaataatctctgcattgttcgaagatatagcgactagggtctatttttgtagacctccaagatatcacagtctttacctatggtgaacacttaaccattttgggaatgacctttgtgtgggtaagagagatacccaacatcagcaaaaccttccaaaacacatatcattttgggatggggatagtggacgcatgccagtgttggcggcgttcctggtgtgtgatgggtccgaatccatcatctctttgtagggatagaacaagcccatatcaatcatacatctcaagtattgaAATATATGTTTTACACAAATCCAATGGTGTCACGTTGGCGcatagctatatctagctaacaagttcactgcaaatgagatgtctgatcttgtgcattgagttaagtacaataatgcgtctattatacttaagtaaggcacttattcctctagcacatcttcattatcatccttcGAATGAAGAGGATCCCTTTCGGACCAAGATTACGAACGAGTTGGTCTTACCCTCTTTGCACCAATGGAGCTTAAGATATTTCTGTTTTGGTGATTGAGGGTCAGCAGAAGACTTCATGACAGATCGGAAAATTTTGACCGGCTTGGGTTTTCATCTCAGTTGAAGATATGTGGCTCACTTcatatggatagaaagctctctGAGTCTACTTTTCATTCCAAGTGGTCTCACTTAATTGTCTCTTTCTGAGTATGAGATATGGGCATTTGAAGACAGAAATGTCATTGCTAGaaagttttctgcactcactagttttgttcACTCGGGCACTTCATTTCATCTTTGGAGGATAGTCTATGGACAGTCATGGAGTGTGTTGGATGTGTTCAAGGCCATGATCTTAATGGAGgaccttgtccttattctttggtgGCCTACTTGTGACGCATTGCTCCTTGGACACTATATATTTCTCAATGGTGTCGAtctttcatgagcacctagagctattatggagcatacgttgaggaagtcaaggccttgtgccttgaggttggtgtctcttattagtcttctccgaaggtcatgagcaatggagggtcgacaaagggggttttccgtaaCTTTTCTCTGCATTTAGTTTAGTATATTTGTGTAGGTTTTTCTTGTGCCTtcgcccggacttcactctcatgcctaattCTGACTTcgatttagctttcgagctcacttgacaacattgaggacaatgttggttttaagtgtagGGGTGAGGGCTTGGGcgcccttaaaaaaaaaaaagatagctaTTTGTAATTAGAagttagtggttaatgccttttccaaccccaatgacgagacatagacttaacttgttatgattgcGGAAAGATTAAGCATGATCTACTActgtgaatttgttttgtgattgagtgtatatgtgatctatgcttgattatatgtgtgcacatagcctatgttaggttctttcatcatagttagagaagcatatagattattcgattaacttgcatgccttatttgtgagcttttgtgcctatatctatagtgtttgcatcgttcattcacttattctttcatgtgtgtataatttcatgacattgcgtatctagaacttgcttgagacatCTCGAGGCTAtttttagcttgcgacatgatagaaaggattgaggcattaggactatataccaccatggccaaagaagcatatgcccaaagatatttaccactagattgccattTTGAGCCTATGtatatatttagcctttttgttcatttgcaccacaaattcctacctagcctatacacttttatcctacccttccatggtagttggtgaagcgattcaagagaatgactttatgtttgagagcttcaaaagaaacaaaaagtcaaaagtgtgaggttacaaaagaataagtgtgggggtgagtgattttgaatagaaaagaaagtttcgaAAGAgttccaaagaagaagaagaagaagaagaagaagaagaagaagaagaagaagaagaagaggaagaagttgtgaaaataaaaataaagttcaagaaaaaagaaaagtagaagaaagaaaaaaaaaaaaaaaaaaaatatatatatatatatatatatatatatatatataaagtaagttgtgtgaagaaaagaaaagagaaagaaagagtatTATGTTGtatagtgtgggttgtacattgagattagagtgagtgagttagcatttgaatgcaaagtcatatatctctgcaagagagaattgcttcaccgatttccatggactttgtctttccttatctttcatttctattagccacttaCCCTTAGctccattacaaccaaataaaagacctcttgatcttgaaagttGTGGactacctagcggagatgagatcgaaaagcaagcatatggcggcacgtgttgtgaaattgctttagAGTGAAATACATGTAACCCCTAAACACTTTAgtggtaatatttagtgaacatTTGTGAGTTTAGTGTGTTGTATCGGgtcttctatgtgcctatttgatTATGCTGGATTAATTTGACACgtggtcaacacatgcatatacttgtgCATTTCTCACACGTGCATCTTAATTGTCTTACAAATTCATAATTCCTATGCTATGGTTTGTCGACTTCATGATCatctacataattagttctccgagggttatggttggaaatgCTAATACCACATTTTACTTATGTTTGAGTTAGTAGGTTTTCGGATtata
This portion of the Rosa chinensis cultivar Old Blush chromosome 1, RchiOBHm-V2, whole genome shotgun sequence genome encodes:
- the LOC112183744 gene encoding cytochrome P450 704C1, yielding MDFASTVVALSLALVLAIVLVRDHARRLRNKNKRYHPIAGTIVHQLINFPRVHHYMTELACKYKTYRMLDFFKGVVYTADPANVEYVLKTNFTNYGKGSYIYSIISDVVGDGIFAVDGQKWQHQRKVMSAEFSTKVVKDFSCAVFRTNAVKLASIIYEDITSNQAIEIQDLFMKATLDSIIKIVLGIELDSMSGKDVEANRFTHAFESEQEAALYRLIDVFWKIKRFLNIGKEAELKKNIKVVDQFVYKLINSKIETIQNPEVNLLLKKRDLVSRRLELKDTDPKYLRDIVLCVTVAGQDTTASSLSWFVYMMCKHLQIQEKIAHEVREVINLKDNSSVDGLAASLNQEALNKMQYLHAALSETIRLYPPVPMNTRMCFSDDTWPDGFSVKKGDMVVYQPYAMGRMKSLWGDDAEEFRPERWLDENGLFQDESPYKFIAFSAGPRICLGKEHAYTQMKIFSAILLGSYIFKLADEKKAVTYKTMVTLPIDGGLYVNASPRLWRARP